In Myxococcales bacterium, the following proteins share a genomic window:
- a CDS encoding VWA domain-containing protein, protein MADGARRWVAFLLVWCASVLGARAASAAQPLRPQLARCIPTPPVPADAATKGAGNVSATRKITVEFRWALGKALENANDEILATNRVEVCWTSAAQAGIARCPGQTGNDAWIIYRETPLKGALPMATEVQSPTQSLGAPGVSFNTPLDWDSQSDRNKILFIVVNKTVQDGANLLTTQNANLTAGGLCGTPTRIEPGSPGTATAAAEHFVVYGTPADFPLPAQWLTKYPGVCDPDAIAACPGNTCWYTQHATLGPCIERASVKFWRGMMDDASNWNQFQVQAGVTALIPWTNGSAASGSTCTTGQPCPTRSMWVSHHGAGTGGEGLGVSWLNGAIFDKDPVIPLSKDAGYVLRSIGHEYFHTFGAKRAKLATDASAYDAYNVLFGDFLVNESLPELAGVTMCFTGYPGNPNGDKVPAGKPCVSAQTLYGYDSWAKVIDKYLEFPGGNENYLAPYVGFWFYRYAAEQFAIPKLKSAKAHPSGVDSVLPVGYDAVGKPANLAVRRADEGIDLVGYLYRSLDPSQSGDPCAFPNSPPAKHSTQARLSCALQAALGRSFDDVLFDFHTMLLLKDYVVSDYRWTPEWLGDFNAGATAPLWKADPAHGVPAAPLPKAPLRTLRPYVGANGAGYPENALATMPDGIHRAYRVLDTYSCADAACKVKNVNRLQPGATLAAPYEQQLGSYRAAFLSISPDPGWAGTELEVWVEKKKGKPRVRVFTVNTSGVATLHPQCTSPMPGLADDCSPSAANLGKVRVPVKVTATTQEILLVVSGGSDPSSFRWQFGPEESELTIISPTAGKPALIGAPAPFGDERAFVLMFTARDAAGKPYDIVNSSNLDVLVGGTSIAGNCPSSPQSPAPCPFTLLGMSGGSYMAVVQVPPDLYFPTPWPKTLDLEIRLKNGTASQADLEPGALRVDTARENVNTVFVLDTSGSMGSSGKLDAAKKAAKLVLDAHMDTVDAAGLVMFASHAQTLRGLTWLDPSTTARQDFKNDVDSLVAAGATAMGDALFEAQDALDSAPYQGANPVPAVFVLSDGLSGCDWGPHRYFYGNESADGEADPNDLNCAPGTVPTAPPWDPLGGAGSWANPTLGFKKRVEKNLPTPIITGVGVGPDADMEALGALAAISGGVSFHAPSVSQVQTLSLDLGDAFRSAFNVVSGHERVATARVTGLGALPPLAVEPGTRELLVSVMTSAPDPTLVELLLRDPHGAPVAPERLAPDAHAVFRIADPEPGTWTFTPNASSTSRVYMEQAIRSRLRLFARADVQGGTPIITEPPAGQAFDDGRWVGRPLLLQAAPHEGNAIAGASVYAEVKQPDGTLHIVPLLDDGQHGDGDAGDGLFGALFTNTAASGSYSIRVVADGTAPSSGAPFRRETHMNVRLWNAPDQDGDLLPTWWEELFGTDPNVPDANLDPDQDGAPNWLEFFRHTRPDLSDSDGGGESDGSEIEHGRDPTNPADDTFAAPTLAVLPGNERLIVRTGLAGGDGASVEVQAAPASAEMVTVYDGPVLHRGEVILALPNEVRHCIRARVAVSGTSSAWSPVVCGTPRLDPEPPTFEMALEPRTACSKAATAKVRLVAYDGQPELLRNLYGDDRTSFDPSAVTSGVAEMRVAMDSEIDAEPWQPFTPNLSVKLGSAASVVLGVRLRDAYGNVSDLQTLRIERCPPFGCAKHGCTQP, encoded by the coding sequence ATGGCGGACGGTGCGCGGCGGTGGGTGGCGTTCCTTCTCGTGTGGTGCGCTTCGGTGCTCGGCGCGCGCGCTGCAAGCGCCGCACAGCCGCTGCGCCCTCAGCTCGCTCGGTGCATCCCGACCCCGCCGGTGCCCGCGGACGCCGCGACGAAAGGCGCCGGCAACGTCAGCGCCACGCGCAAGATCACCGTGGAGTTCCGCTGGGCGCTGGGCAAGGCGCTGGAGAACGCGAACGACGAGATCCTGGCAACGAATCGCGTCGAGGTCTGCTGGACCAGCGCGGCGCAAGCCGGCATCGCGCGGTGCCCGGGCCAGACCGGCAACGACGCGTGGATCATCTACAGGGAGACGCCGCTCAAGGGCGCCCTGCCGATGGCGACCGAGGTTCAGAGCCCGACCCAGAGCCTCGGCGCTCCCGGTGTCTCCTTCAACACGCCGCTCGACTGGGACTCCCAGTCCGACCGCAACAAGATCTTGTTCATCGTCGTGAACAAGACGGTTCAGGACGGCGCGAACCTGCTCACCACGCAGAACGCGAACCTCACGGCGGGCGGGCTCTGCGGCACGCCCACGCGCATCGAACCGGGAAGCCCGGGCACAGCGACCGCCGCCGCGGAACACTTCGTGGTCTACGGCACGCCGGCGGACTTCCCACTGCCCGCGCAGTGGCTCACCAAGTACCCGGGCGTCTGCGACCCCGACGCCATCGCGGCGTGCCCTGGCAATACCTGCTGGTACACCCAGCACGCGACACTCGGGCCCTGCATCGAACGCGCGTCCGTCAAGTTCTGGCGCGGCATGATGGACGATGCTTCGAACTGGAATCAGTTCCAGGTTCAGGCTGGTGTCACGGCGCTGATCCCTTGGACCAACGGCAGCGCCGCCAGCGGCTCGACCTGCACGACGGGCCAGCCGTGCCCCACCCGGTCGATGTGGGTTTCCCACCACGGCGCCGGTACCGGGGGGGAAGGCCTGGGAGTGAGCTGGCTCAACGGCGCGATCTTCGACAAGGACCCGGTCATTCCCTTGAGCAAGGACGCGGGCTACGTGCTCCGCAGCATCGGGCACGAGTACTTCCACACCTTCGGGGCCAAGCGGGCCAAGCTCGCGACGGACGCGAGCGCGTACGACGCATACAACGTCCTGTTCGGCGACTTCCTGGTCAACGAGAGCTTGCCGGAGCTGGCAGGCGTGACGATGTGCTTCACGGGCTACCCGGGCAACCCGAACGGAGACAAGGTCCCCGCGGGCAAGCCGTGCGTTTCGGCGCAGACGCTGTACGGATACGACTCGTGGGCGAAGGTGATCGACAAGTATCTCGAGTTTCCGGGGGGGAACGAGAACTACCTCGCCCCGTACGTCGGCTTCTGGTTCTACCGGTACGCCGCCGAGCAGTTCGCGATTCCGAAGCTCAAGTCAGCCAAAGCGCACCCGTCAGGCGTGGACTCAGTGCTCCCTGTCGGCTACGACGCCGTCGGCAAGCCCGCGAACCTCGCGGTCCGGCGCGCCGACGAGGGGATCGATCTCGTCGGCTACCTCTACCGCTCGCTCGATCCAAGCCAGAGCGGCGACCCCTGCGCGTTCCCCAACAGTCCGCCCGCGAAGCACTCCACCCAAGCCCGGTTGAGCTGCGCGCTACAAGCTGCGCTCGGTCGCAGCTTCGACGATGTGCTCTTCGACTTCCACACCATGCTCTTGCTCAAGGACTACGTCGTGAGCGACTACCGCTGGACGCCCGAGTGGCTCGGTGACTTCAACGCAGGCGCGACCGCCCCGCTCTGGAAGGCGGACCCCGCGCACGGCGTTCCGGCAGCCCCGCTCCCCAAGGCGCCGCTCCGCACGCTCCGGCCGTACGTCGGGGCCAACGGCGCCGGGTACCCGGAGAACGCCCTCGCCACCATGCCAGACGGGATCCACCGCGCGTATCGCGTGCTCGACACGTATTCGTGTGCCGACGCGGCGTGCAAGGTGAAGAACGTGAACCGCCTGCAGCCGGGCGCAACCCTCGCCGCGCCCTACGAGCAGCAGCTCGGATCCTACCGCGCGGCGTTCCTCTCGATCAGCCCCGACCCCGGGTGGGCCGGCACAGAGCTCGAGGTCTGGGTGGAGAAGAAGAAGGGCAAGCCGCGCGTCCGCGTCTTCACCGTCAACACCAGCGGCGTGGCGACCTTGCACCCGCAGTGTACGTCCCCTATGCCCGGCTTGGCGGACGACTGCTCCCCGAGCGCCGCGAACCTGGGGAAGGTGCGTGTTCCCGTCAAGGTCACCGCGACGACGCAGGAGATCCTGCTCGTTGTCAGCGGCGGGTCAGACCCGAGCAGCTTCCGCTGGCAGTTCGGACCCGAGGAGTCGGAGCTGACCATCATCTCCCCAACCGCGGGAAAACCCGCGCTGATTGGCGCCCCCGCTCCGTTCGGGGACGAGCGGGCCTTCGTGCTCATGTTCACCGCGCGCGACGCCGCGGGCAAGCCCTACGACATCGTGAACTCGTCCAACCTCGACGTCTTGGTGGGCGGCACCAGCATCGCCGGCAACTGCCCGAGCAGCCCGCAGAGCCCGGCGCCTTGCCCGTTCACGCTCCTCGGCATGAGCGGTGGCAGCTACATGGCCGTCGTGCAGGTCCCGCCGGACCTGTACTTCCCGACGCCGTGGCCGAAGACGCTCGACCTGGAGATCCGGCTCAAGAACGGAACGGCCTCGCAGGCAGACCTCGAGCCCGGCGCGCTACGGGTCGACACGGCGCGCGAGAACGTGAACACGGTGTTCGTGCTCGACACCAGCGGAAGCATGGGCAGCTCGGGGAAGCTGGACGCCGCGAAGAAGGCCGCGAAGCTGGTGCTCGATGCACACATGGATACGGTCGACGCCGCAGGGCTGGTGATGTTCGCTTCGCACGCACAGACTCTGCGCGGCCTCACGTGGCTCGATCCGAGCACGACCGCGCGACAGGACTTCAAGAACGACGTCGATTCGCTCGTCGCCGCGGGCGCGACCGCCATGGGCGACGCGCTCTTCGAGGCGCAAGACGCGCTCGACTCCGCGCCGTACCAGGGCGCGAATCCCGTCCCCGCGGTGTTCGTGCTGAGCGACGGCCTCAGTGGTTGCGACTGGGGCCCGCACAGGTACTTCTACGGCAACGAGTCGGCGGACGGCGAGGCCGATCCGAACGACCTCAACTGCGCCCCGGGCACAGTGCCGACCGCTCCCCCTTGGGATCCCTTGGGCGGCGCGGGCAGCTGGGCCAACCCGACGCTCGGCTTCAAGAAGCGCGTCGAGAAGAACCTGCCCACCCCCATCATCACCGGCGTCGGCGTCGGCCCGGACGCCGACATGGAAGCGCTCGGGGCGCTAGCGGCGATCAGCGGCGGCGTCTCCTTCCACGCCCCAAGCGTTTCGCAGGTGCAGACCCTGTCGCTGGACCTCGGCGACGCGTTCCGCAGCGCGTTCAACGTGGTCTCTGGTCACGAGCGCGTCGCGACCGCACGCGTCACAGGCCTCGGAGCGCTGCCACCACTCGCCGTCGAACCCGGCACGCGCGAGCTGTTGGTCTCGGTGATGACGAGCGCGCCGGATCCAACGCTGGTCGAGCTCTTGCTGCGCGATCCGCACGGCGCGCCTGTGGCGCCGGAGCGCCTCGCGCCCGACGCCCACGCCGTGTTCAGGATCGCCGACCCCGAGCCGGGAACGTGGACCTTCACACCGAACGCGAGCAGCACCAGCCGCGTCTATATGGAACAAGCCATCCGCAGCCGGCTCCGGTTGTTCGCGCGCGCCGACGTGCAGGGTGGCACGCCGATCATCACCGAGCCACCTGCCGGGCAGGCGTTCGACGACGGACGTTGGGTTGGGCGGCCACTCCTCTTGCAGGCGGCGCCGCACGAAGGAAACGCTATCGCGGGCGCCAGCGTCTACGCCGAGGTCAAGCAACCCGACGGCACGCTCCACATCGTGCCGCTACTGGACGATGGCCAGCACGGCGACGGCGACGCGGGCGACGGGCTGTTCGGCGCGCTGTTCACCAACACGGCGGCGAGCGGCTCGTACTCCATCCGCGTGGTCGCCGACGGCACTGCCCCCAGCTCGGGCGCGCCCTTCCGGCGGGAAACGCACATGAACGTGCGGCTTTGGAACGCTCCCGACCAGGACGGCGATCTGTTGCCGACCTGGTGGGAAGAGCTCTTCGGTACCGATCCCAACGTACCCGACGCGAATCTGGATCCCGACCAGGACGGCGCGCCGAACTGGCTGGAGTTCTTCCGCCACACTCGCCCCGATCTTTCGGACAGCGACGGCGGCGGCGAGTCCGACGGCTCGGAGATCGAGCACGGCCGGGATCCCACGAACCCCGCCGATGACACGTTCGCGGCCCCCACCCTCGCGGTGTTGCCGGGCAACGAGAGGCTCATAGTACGCACGGGGCTCGCCGGAGGGGACGGCGCGTCCGTCGAGGTCCAAGCCGCGCCGGCGAGCGCCGAGATGGTCACCGTGTACGACGGGCCGGTGCTGCATCGAGGCGAAGTCATTCTCGCGCTTCCCAACGAGGTACGACACTGCATCAGAGCGCGCGTCGCCGTCTCGGGCACGAGCAGTGCGTGGTCACCTGTGGTCTGCGGCACGCCTCGCCTCGATCCCGAGCCGCCCACGTTCGAGATGGCGTTGGAACCCCGCACAGCCTGCAGCAAGGCCGCGACCGCGAAGGTGAGGCTAGTGGCCTACGACGGGCAGCCCGAGCTGCTGCGCAACCTCTACGGCGACGACCGCACGTCCTTCGACCCGTCGGCGGTCACGAGCGGCGTGGCGGAGATGCGGGTCGCCATGGACTCTGAGATCGATGCCGAGCCGTGGCAGCCGTTCACACCGAATCTCTCCGTGAAGCTCGGGTCGGCGGCATCAGTCGTGCTCGGCGTCCGGTTGCGCGACGCGTACGGAAACGTCAGCGACCTCCAAACCCTGCGCATCGAGCGCTGCCCGCCGTTCGGCTGCGCAAAGCACGGATGCACCCAACCCTGA